The genomic segment GATATCGTCGGCGGTACGAATCCGGGTGGAACCCCGCCGTGCGAAGGGGGTGGAAGCGCCACTCCTGTCCCGACTGGATGGACTGGCATGGTCGCGTTTTGCTGTTGAGCAACCGTGAGCCCGGCGGCTGCCAGCAGAAGGGCCGTTACGACGATCAGGGCACGCTTCTTCACGTTGGCCTCCCTTCCGAACGGTGATGCGAGAGATAGAGGATAGCCGTTCGGGCGAAGTGTGTGCAAGGCCGCTTTGAGCCGTACCGGGCAGGCTTCGGGCCGTACGACGCCAAGTCCGCGCACTCGTCGCTTCACCCAGTGGTCGCCTCACGTTCGATCAGGATGCGCTTGCGTTCGCGGCCCCAGCCCTCGCTGATGGTGCCGTCGCTGGCCAGCACGCGGTGGCACGGGATCACGAGCGCGAGGTGGTTCACCGCGCACGCGTTGCCCACCGCCCGCGCGGCCTTCGGCGCGCCGATCTTCTGGCCGATTTCCTTGTACGTTGAGGTCCGTCCCAGCGGGATGTCCCGCACCGCACGCCAGACCCGGTTCTGGAACTCGGTCCCGCGGATGTCGAGCGGCAGGTCGAGGCCGCGCGCGGGTGATTCGATGTAATCCACCACGCGCTGCACCCGGAGTTTTGCCTCTCGGTCCCCGGCGAAGAGGTGCGCGGCGGGGAAGATCCGCCGGAGATCGCGGACGAGTTGTTCCGCGTCGTCGCCGATCAGAATGGCGACAACGCCCTTGTCACTGGACGCGACCAGCACCGGCCCGAGTGAGGACCGCCCCGCGGCGTAGTGGATCGCTTCTTTCACCGCCACCGCCCGCGCGCGGTTCGGCGATTTCCCGAACGTTTTGGCGGGTCTGTTTCTAATGTTCACGGAGCACCTGCGACCAGTAGCGTCTCTAAATCCGCGTGCCGCATTGGGAGCAGCGGTACGGGCTGGGCGCGTCCGCCCTCTCGCGGCCCCATTCCGTGCGGACGGGGTCCCATCTTCGGCCCGCCCAGCGGCTCCCGCACCGGTAGCACGGCGTCTGGCCGTAGTGAATCCCCGCCAGGCCGAACACGACCGCCGAGGCTACCAGCGGACCGAACACCGTCGCCAAGACCCCGAGTTTGGCCCACAGGAACCCGATTCCGAAGAGCGAGCCCCCCCCCCATGCGATCACCCACCGCGTCACCTCATCGAGCCGGGGCAGTCGAACGGCCGGGGCCATGATCGCCTTGCCCGGCGACCGGAGTGGCGGCGGAGGGGGAACGGGCACAGCCGGCGCCGGCCGCAATTCCGGGATCGGAACCTGTACCGGGTCCGCGGGCGGCGGTTCGGGCGGCGGGGGCGGGACGATGATCTGCGATCCGCACGTCGAGCAGCGCGCGGTGGCGCCGACCTGCGCGAGTTCGGCCGCAACCACGATCCCGCACATCTGACAAGGGAAGTTAAAGTAAGCGAGGGGCTGAGAGGAAGCGTTCGGCGCCGGCCACGAGGGGACGTTGCCCGCACAGCTCGGACACGGAAACGAGGTGCCTTCGAGGGCGGGCGGCGCGTGAACGGCCCGGTGGCACAGGGGGCAGTCGAACTCCACGCGCACGCGTCACTCCTGGGCGCTTCGCTCGTAGCGCCCGGAAGGGGATCTGAACAGGCGTCGACACGCGATTCGGGGCGAGGCACCCGACCGCGGCGACGGACCAGCCTAATCGCGAACAAGAACGGGGGCAAGCGGACTCTGTTCGACCCACCGCGCCGCGCGCCCCTGCTCCGCGGCCGACCGGTATCCGGCAAGCGGCCCCTGAATCGGTCAGTTTTTCCGTTCCGTCCCTTGACACGGCTCGAACCGGGGGGATATTATCACCTAACCTAATAAGCTAGGTGAAGCCACCCAGGAGATGAGTTGTGGAAGGCGATCCCGCTCCCAGCGAGCGCGAACTCGATGTCCTGAAGGTGCTGTGGGAGATGGGCTCCGGCAGCGTCCGCGAGGTCGCCGACAAGCTCGCGCCCGAACTCGGCTTGGCGTTCAACACCGTTCAGACGGTGCTCCGGAACATGGAGGACAAGGGGCTCGTCGGGCACCGGGCCGACGGCCGCACGTTCGTCTATTTCCCCAAGCACACGCGCGAGCAGGTGACCGCACGGTTCCTGTCGAAGGTCTTCGGCGGGGCGCTGGACCAGTTCGTTCTCAGCATGCTCCGGGCCGCGGACGCCGCCCCGGACGAGCTCCGCGAGTTGGAACAACTGATCGCCCAGGCGCGGGCGGCGAAACAACGGAAGGGGGGCAGTTGAGATGCCGTGGGACGACGTCTTCGCGCTCGAGTGGCTGGCCCGCGCCGCGGCGGGCGGGTTCGTCTTGCTGGCGGCGGCGGCGGTCGCCGTCCGGTGCTGCCGGCAGCCGGCCGACCGGGTCCGCGTCATCGGATTGGCGCTCCCCGGAGCGCTCCTGGTCCCCTGGGTGGCGCTGGTCCCCGGCCTGCCCCGCTGGGACCTCGCTGTTCTGCCCGCCGAATCCGTTACGAAGTCTCCGGTGCCGGCACCCAAGCCGGCCACGGCTCCGGCGGAACCCGCGCCGACGTTCCGACCGATGGCCGTCTCCGTGCCGCCGAGCGAAACGGCCGCGGCGGGCCCGGCGCCCCGATCGGCCCCGGATACCACATTCCCCAGTGAAGGGGCCGAAACCGGCGGCGCTGGGGGCGCTGTGCAGTCCTCCGCTTCCCAGGAACCCGCGGCCGCGCTCGAGGCCCCTCCCGTGTGGACCGCGGCGCGCGTCGTGGTGTGCGGGTACGCGCTCCTCTCGGGGCTCGCGCTCCTGTGGCTCGCGGTCGGCCTGGGGCGGCTGTACCTGCTGTGGCGCGGCGCCCGCCCGGCACCGGCCGATCTGGTCGCGCTCTTGCGTGAGATCGGCGGGCCGGCGGCCGACGGCGTGCCGCTGCTCGTGAGCCCGCGGCTCGACTCTCCGGTGGCGTTCGGCGGGTGGCGCCCGATCATCCTGCTGCCCGAATCCGCTCTAACCCCGGACGGGCGCGGGGCCGTTCGGTACGGCCTCGCCCACGAGTGGTCGCACGTCGAGCGCGGCGACATCTGGCGGTGGTACCTGGTCACGCTCGCCCAACTGTTCCTCTTCTACCAGCCGCTGTTCTGGTGGCTGCGGCGGCAACTGCGCCTCGGGCAGGACTTCCTCGCCGACGCCCGCGCCACCGAGCAGACGGCCGATCCGATCGAATACGCTGAGTACCTCGTCACCCTGGCACGCCGGCGCATGGGGGTTCCGGGACTCGTTCTCGGGATCACCGATCGCCGGTCCAACCTCACCCGGAGGGTCCACATGTTGCTCCTGAACCGCACCCCGCTTTCGCGCCGCTGCCGCCTGGCCTGGACGTGCGGCGCGGCGCTCCTCGCCTTCGGGCTCGTGACGGGCACCGCCGCCGTGCGGCTCGCCGGCGCCGCGCCCGCGCGCCCCGCCGACCCGCGCGACGACAAGAAGGCCGAAGAGCCGAAGCCGGCCGCCGCGCCCGCGAAGGGCGAGACGCTGAGCTACACCGGCCAGGTGAAAGACAAGGAGACCGGGAAGCCGCTCGCCGGGGCCACGGTCACGGTCCGGCGGTCGATCTACGGTGACCCCACGCGTTCGGACACCAACCCGGTTCTTGAAGAAACGAAGCACACGACGAACGCCGAGGGCAGGTACGCCTTCACCATCCCGCCCGAACAAACGGCCGAGCGCTACCTGTACATCGAACTGGACGTCGAACACCCGGACCACGCCCCGCAGAAGGGTTTCGGGTACGCCCTGAGCATGATCCGCAAGAACGAGAAGCTCGGCGGCCGGCCGTTCTTCGAGTCCGTCGAGTTGCGGCCGGCCAAGCCGGTGACCGGCGTGGTCAAAACGCCGGACGGCCAGCCGGCCGCCGGGGTGAAGGTGATGGCGTACTCCGTCACCAGTAAGAAGCCGCAGGGGACGTTTGAATACGGATCGTTCGCGGACACCCGGACCGATGCCGAGGGGAAGTTCCGCCTGGCGCTGGTCAGCCCGGGTTGGGCGGTCGTGTGGGTGCTCCCCGAGAAGTTCGTCCCGACCACGCACGTCGTCAAGGACAAGCGGGGCGACCTCGGCGCCTTCACGCTCCAGACCGGCCCGCGGCTCCGGGGCGCCCTGCTCGACGCGAAGGGCAAGCCGCTGGCCGGGGTGATCGTCAACGCCGAATCCCGGGAGCGGAACGAAGAGATCACCGAACCGGTGGCCGACAACATCAACCGCTCGGCGGTCACGAACGAGAAGGGCGAGTTCGAGCTGAACCCGCTCCCGCCGGGCCAGTATGTGGTGACGCCGGGGACGTACGCCCGCGACGGGTCCGTCGACCGAAAGGCCATTCCGGCGCGCCCGGTGCCCGGGGTCTTCGTCGGTACCAAGGTCGTCCTGAAGGCCGGCGCCGATCCGGAGAATCTGGAGGTCCGGGCCGTTCCGCACGTCACCATCGAAGCCCGGTACCTCGATAGCAAGGGCCAGCCGACGCGGGGGCACAGTGCCGACGTCTTCGGACAGATCGACGGGGTGCCGTGGTTCGGGGAAGCGAAGGTCAGCCCGGACGGGAAGATGGTCGCACTGGTCCCGCACGGACTGGAACAGGTTCAGTTCAACCTGATGACCAACGAGCACGGCGTGCTGCGGTGGCGCAAGACCAAGGACGGACCGCTCAACAGCTCCCGGACGGCGATGCTCGGGACGCTGACCGACGACGTGAAGGGAATCGAGGTCATCCGCTACACCGCGCCCATCCTGCTCGTGAAGGTGCGCACCAAGGACGGGTCGAAGCCGGCCGACCTCGCGGTCACCGCCGCCTATGCCAAGGATAAGGGGCCGTTCGAGGGCCGCCTCGTCGTCGCGGGCGGGCGGACGTCGGACGTGTCGTTCGAGCAGCAGGAGGACGGCCGGTTCCGCTCGTCGCAGTTGCTCCCGGACGAAGAGGTGACCGTGACCGGCCACGCCGAGGGGTACGCAGGGGTCTCCCAGAAGGTGTCACTTGCCGAAGGGACGACGAAGGAGATCGAGATCGTGCTCGAGAAGGCGGCCGAGAAGAAGGACGTCGAGAAGAAGTAGCGGATCGGGTGGCCGAGCCGAGCCTTCGCGGCCCGTCTCGACACCAACTTGTGTACTTGTCGTTCCCCGGGGCTGCGGACGTCTCGCCGCTCTTCGCGACGAGGCGGGCGAGACCCCCCCGCCCCGGAACCCGCGATCCACTCGAACGACAACGGGAGAGACGCTCATGTTCCGTTTGACCGCCGTTCTGATCGTGGCGATCGGTTCTCACGCCCGCGCGGCGGCCGAGCCGGCCCGCGACCCGGTGGACTTCGAACGCCATGTGGTCGGGCTGCTGAGCAAGTCCGGGTGCAGCGCGGGCGCCTGCCACGGCTCGTTCCAGGGCAAGGGCGGCCTGCGGCTCTCTCTGTTCGGGTCCGAACCGGCCCGCGACCACCTCGCCATCACCCGCGGCGGCGGCGGGCGCCGCGTGAACACCGCCGAACCCGACAAGAGTTTACTTCTGCTGAAGGCGACCGGCCGGGTGCCCCACACGGGCGGCAAACGGTTCGCCGCCGATTCGTGGCAGGCCGAGGCGGTCCGCGCCTGGATCGCCGCCGGTGCCCGACACGCGAGCGGGTCCGGCACCGTGACCCGGCTCGACGTGTCGCCCGCCGAACCGGCCCTCACCGAGCCGGGCGCGACGGTCCAACTCCGCGTGAAAGCGACCTACGCCGACGGCACGACGGCCGATGTCACGCGGTTCTGCGACCTCCAATCGAAGGACGATTCCGTCGCCGAAGTGTCGGCGCTCGGTGCCGCCCGGGCCGTGCGCCCCGGTGATTCCGCACTCGTCGCCCGGTACCTGGGCCACACGGCCACCGCGCGGGTGTTCGTCCCGGTGCCCGGCACCGGCACGCCGTACCCAACGATACCCGAAGTGAACTTCATCGATCGCGAAGTGTTCGCGAAGCTCAAGCGCCTCAACATCGTGCCATCGGATCGCGCGTCCGACGAGGAGTTCCTGCGCCGGGTCACCATCGACTGCACCGGAGGGCTGCCGACGGCGGCCGAGGTCCGGGCGTTCGGCGCCGACACCGATCCGCAGAAGCGCGAAAAGGCGATCGACCGGTTGCTCGCCCACCCACTCCACGCGGCACTATGGGCGACGAAGCTGTGTGCCATCACGGCGTGCAACGTGGACGCGATGGACGGCTCGCCCGAGCAGCGGACGAAGCAGGCGCGCATGTGGCACGACTGGGTCCGCCACCGCTTCGCCGCAAACGTGCCCTACGATCGGATCGCCCGCGGGGTCCTCACGGCCACGAGCCGCGAGGGGCACGGGCTGAGTGAGTGGCTCGGAGCGGAGATCGAACGCGCGAACAACAACGAGTCCGGGTTCGACTCCACGTACCGGACCCGAGCGACACTGGACCTGTACTGGCGCCGGTTCGAGGCGGAGGAATTCGTTCCACTGGAGAAACTGGCCGAACTCACGGCCACGGCGTTCCTGGGTGTCCGGATCGAGTGTGCCCAATGCCACCGTCACCCGTTCGACCGCTGGACCCAAACCGACTACCGTACGTTCGCCAGCACCTTCGGCCGGGTCCGGTACGAGAGTTCGCCCGAACTCACTGCGGCCGTGGTCGATCGGCTGGAGGCGCGGCGCAAGGCGCCGCCGGGACGGGCCGGACCGCCCATCCCCCGACTGCGCGAGGTGTTCCTTTCGGACCGCTCCCGGGCGCTGCCCCATCCGGAGACGGGAGCCGCCCTCGAACCCAAGGCGCTCGGCGGCCCGGCGCTGACGGGCACGGATCCGCGCGACGCCCTCGCCGCCTGGCTCACCCGCCCCGACAACCCGTTCTTTGCCCGCGCCTTCGTGAACCGCGTCTGGGCGCACTACTTCGGATCGGGGCTCATCGACCCGGTGGACGACCTGTCCGCGGGCAACCCGCCCTCAAACGGCGGCCTCCTCGACGCACTCGCCGCCGACTTCGTTCGGAGCGGGTTCGACGTCCGGCGCCTGGAGCGCACGGTCCTCACCAGCCGTACCTATCAGCTCTCCTCCGACCCGAACGACTCCAACCGCCGGGACCGGACGAACTTCTCCCGCGCGTACCCCCGGCCGCTTCTGGCCGAGGCCGTGCTGGACGTCCTGAACGACGCGCTCGGTTCGGTCGAGGACTTCGGCCCGGACGCGCCGGCCGGCGCGCGGGCGGTCGAGGTGGCGACGAACCGCGTTCGTTCGACCTACGCCGCCCGGGTGTTCCGCGTGTTCGGCCGCCCGGCCCGGACGACCACCTGCGACTGCGAACGCGCGACCGGCCCCGCCCTGCCCCAAACGCTGTTCCTGATGACCGACCCGGATCTGTTGAAGAAAGTGACCTCCGGGCGCTTGCAGAAGCTCCTGGCCGCAAAAACGGCCGACGCCCGGATCGTCGAGGAGCTGTTCCTGGCGACACTCTCGCGACTGCCGGACGCGGACGAACGCAAAGCGGCACTCGACCGCGTATCGGCCGCGCCCGACCGCGAAGCGGGCCTGGCCGATGTCCTCTGGGCGCTGATCAACACACGAGAATTCATCCTGAACCACTGACCCGACGGGCACGCGGTGTGCCCGCCCTTTTTCCACAGGTGGCCGTATGCTCACGTACTCGCACGTTAACCGTCGGAGCTTTCTGGGGGTCGGGACGGCCGGGCTGTTGGGGCTGAGCCTGCCGTCGGTGCTGCGGGCCGAGAGCCGCGGGCCCGGAACCGGCCGGGCGAAGGCCGATGGCGCGATCCTGGTGTGGCTCGGCGGCGGACCGGCCACGATCGACATGTGGGACCTCAAGCCCGACGCGCCCGAAGAGTACCGCGGCGAGTTCAATCCGGTGGACACGAAGGCGCCGGGGGTGCGGATCTGCGAACACCTGCCGAAAGTGGCCGGGATCATGAACCGCTGCGCGCTGGTGCGCTCGCTGCACCACACGATCACGGACCACGGCGCGGGGGCCGCGTACATGGCGACCGGGCACCCGCCATCGGCCGCCCTGCGGCACCCGGCGCTCGGCGCGATCAGTGCCAAACTCCTTACGACGGGCGCCGGGATCCCCTCGAACGTCACTCTGAACCGCGGGGCCGGTTTCCCCGGCGATGCCGGGTTTCTGGGGGCCGCGTGCACCCCCTACGACGCGGAAGTCGGGGACCGCGGGGCACGGGCCGGGGTCGCCGGCCTCCCCGACGGGTTCACCGCCGAGCACCTCGCGGACCGCGACCGCCTCCGCGGGTCGTTCGACAAGAAGTTCCGCGACCTCGACGCCGCGGACGCTCCCGCCGGGTTGGACCAGTTCCAGAGGCAGGCGGTGGAGATCCTGCGCTCCGACCGGGTCCGGAACGCGTTCGACCTCACCGCCGAACCGGAGACCGTCCGGTCCGCTTACGGGGCCAGTTCGCTCGGGCGGTGCGCCCTGACCGCCCGGCGGCTGATCGAGGCCGGGACGCGGTTCGTGACGATCGGGCTGGGCGGCTGGGACACACACGCCGGAGCCTTCCGGACGCTCCGTCAGCAACTGTTGCCGGACCTGGACCGCGCCCTCGCGGCGCTGGTGACGGACCTGCACGAGCGCGGGGCGCTCGACCGGACGCTGGTCTACTGCGCCGGGGAGTTCGGACGGACGCCGCGCGTCAACGGGGGCGGCGGCCGGGACCACTGGCCGCGATCGATGTCGGTGCTCCTGGCCGGCGGCGGGGTGCGTGGCGGGTGCGTCCACGGCAGTACCGACGCCTACGGCCTGGCGCCCGAGGCGGACCCGTGTTCGCCGGCCGATGTGTCGGCGACGGTCGTCAGCCTGCTCGGCCTCAGCCCGAACCACGAGGTCCGGACCCCATCGGGGCGTCCGGTGGTCCTCTTCCGCGAGGGCAAGGTTCTCGACGCGCTGATTGGGTGATCCAACGAACGGGCGAGGGCTCCCTCCATGACCGCTGGGAAATGTGGTTTGCGCCCGGCCGAACGTTACACAACTCGAACTTGGAGGGTTCTCGCTCACGGCGACTCGGGGCACCGTCCCCGCCGATCCGTCTGAAGGACCGGCCGGCAGTGCGGACGGGCCGTGAATCGCGTCGAGCGAGAACTCTCGAAAAACCGCTCACAAATCCCTTCCACTCGCGCCGACATTTCGATAAGCTCTTACCAATTCTCATACTCGGCAGCCGATGGTCCCTCCCCTCCCCTCACAGTTACGCGGCTGGCGAGCGGCTCTGCTGCTCGTCGTGGTCGCGTGCGCGTCCCCGGGCCGCGCAACAGCCGAGTGTGGAGACCACGTCACGGTCTTGAACCCCCAAGTCGGTTCAAACGAGCACGCGGCGAGCGACGCGCCGGACACACCTGCGCCACTCCGGGCGCCGTGTTCCGGACCGAACTGCTCGCGGCTCCCCGAACGGCACGCTCCGCCACTCGCTCCCGCGTCCGCGCCCGTGCCGAGCGGGAAAGAAGTCGCACAAATCCTCGGCCCGCTCGACCCGCCCGGCCTGGAACCGTCCGCTTGCGCGCCGCACGTCACCTCTTTGCGCCCGATCGCGCGGGCGTCTTCGATCTTCCACCCGCCTCGAATCCGTTGATCGCCGTTCCACCTGCCGGTTCTATGCGCTCCCGTGCGCTTGCGCCGGTACGCAGGAGCTGCGCGGACGGGTGACGGCACCTCTCGTTTCCTGCGCAAATTTCGCGCTCGGTCCGACAACTGCGCGCTCGTGTTCACGCGATCGGGCCGTTCCGGGTTGGCGGGTCATCAGGTCCGGGCTCCGACACAAGTACCGGGTGCGCCTCACTCGACCGCATGAGACCGCCCGCACGCGGATCGAAAAATTACGGTTCCGTCCCGAAGTCAGAAGGCGCGCCCTCGTGTGCCCCTTCTTTCGAACCCGTGCCCGAACACCATGTGAGGTTCTTCCGATGTGGAACCGGCTCGTCACCGCTCTGCTGCTCACCACCGTTCTCGGCCTCACGGCCGCAGGGGCCGACCCGGGCGCCGGGACCGGCAGCACGGGGGTGGTGAAACTCCCGCCACTCGACCCCGACACGCTCGCCGATCCCAAAGAGGCCGCACGGGCCGTCGCGAAACTGGAGAAGGACTACCCGGAACCGCAACCGGAAGCCGTCCGGATGCTCGTCGCGATTCTCAAAGGCTCGCAGTTGAGCGGGACCGACGGCTGGTTCGGCCCGGCGCAGACGCGGTACACCTGGCAGTGGCTCGCGGACCGGCACGGCGTCGATCCGAAAACCAAGACCGCCGCGATCGCCCGAACCGCGTTCCGCGGGCCGGCCGCCCTCTTCGAGGCGCTCGACCGGGACGGGAACGGACAGCTCACCGCGAACGATCTCGACTGGTCCGACCGCAACCCCTACGTCATGCGGGCGAACGTCGTGAACTACCTGTTCCGGCGGATGGACGCCGGCGGGGACGGGAAACTGACCCGCGAAGAACTCGATGAGTTCTTCAAGCGCGTCGCCGACGGCAAGGACCATTTGACCGCGGACGACCTCCGCCGTGCGCTGATCCCGCGCGGGCCGGCGGGGTTCGGACCCGGCGACGGCCCCAGCGTGCCCGTGCTGGTTCGCGGCCTGTACGCCGGCGAGATCGGGTCCATCCAGGAAGGCCCGAAGCTCGGCGCGGCCGCTCCGGACTTCGCGCTCAAGTCGATCGACGGGAAGGAGCCGATCCGGCTCTCGAAGGAGATCGGGAAGAAGCCGGTGGTTCTCGTGTTCGGGAACTTCACGTGCGGCCCGTTCCGCGGCCTCTTCCCCGACGTGGACGCGGTCCACGCGCGGTACAAGGACCGGGCCACGTTCATCATGGTGTACGTCCGCGAGGCGCACCCCACCGACGGGTGGAAGATGGAGTCGAACACCCGCGTCGGGGTCGGGGTGAAGCAGCCGACGACCACGGCGGAGCGGGCGGAAGTGTGCGACCTGTTCCGCAAGAAGCTCAAGCCCGGGATACCGGTCGTGGTGGACGACATCGACGACCCGACGGGCAACGCCTACAGCGCGATGCCGGCGCGGTTGTACGTGATCGATCCCAGCGGGAAGGTCGCGTACAAGAGCGGCCGCGGCCCGTTCGGCTTCAAACCCGGTGAGATGGAGCAGGCGCTCGTGATGAGCCTCCTCGAAGCGGACCCGGCCCCGAAGCCCGCCGGGACCGAGCCCGGCGCGTTCGTTCCGCTGCCGGGCGATCAGGAGGTGTGGGCGAAACTGCCCAAAACTGAAACGGGCGGCGGGGTGCCGCTGCCGAACTGGGCGAAGGCGATCGCCAACCACTTGCCGCGCACCGCGGCGGCCATGCTCGAACTCGATTACGTCCACCGCACGAAAAGCCCGCTCGACCCGGCGCTACGGGCCAAGATGAGGTGGGTGATCGCGAAAGCGAACCGGTGCGAGTACGCCCAGGCGACGGCCCTCGCCGATCTGAAGCGCGTGGCCGGAGCGGACGCGGTCCGGACCCTCACCGGGAGCGCGGACGGGTGGCCCGCGGACGACCGCGCGCCGCTCGAATTCGCCCGGCTCCTGACCGTTGCCGCGCCGACCGTGACCGACGCGCAGTTCGCCGCGCTGCAAAAGCGGTTCGGCGACACCAGGGTCGCGGCGATGGTGCTGCTGGCGGCCTACGGCAACTTCCAGGACCGCATCATCCTCGGCCTCGGCATCCCGCTCGAAGCCGAAGGCCCGGTGGCCCCGGTCGCGGTCAAATTCGCCGCCGGCGCGTTCCAGGTCGCCCCGCTCCTGCCCGAACAGAAAGAACTCCCGGGGCTCCTCAAATCCGGCGCGACGGTCGTGCCGCGCGACCCGGAGTGGGCGAAGCTCACGTTCGACGACCTCCAGACCCGGATGGAAAAGCAGCGGGACCGCGCCCCGCGGTTGCCCGTTCCCGATTGGGAGAAGGTGAAGGGGACCCTGCCGCCCGGGTACGCCACCCGGCCGACGAAGATCGTGTGGAGCCTCACGTGCCTCGGGTACGCGCCCGAA from the Frigoriglobus tundricola genome contains:
- a CDS encoding methylated-DNA--[protein]-cysteine S-methyltransferase, producing MNIRNRPAKTFGKSPNRARAVAVKEAIHYAAGRSSLGPVLVASSDKGVVAILIGDDAEQLVRDLRRIFPAAHLFAGDREAKLRVQRVVDYIESPARGLDLPLDIRGTEFQNRVWRAVRDIPLGRTSTYKEIGQKIGAPKAARAVGNACAVNHLALVIPCHRVLASDGTISEGWGRERKRILIEREATTG
- a CDS encoding BlaI/MecI/CopY family transcriptional regulator → MEGDPAPSERELDVLKVLWEMGSGSVREVADKLAPELGLAFNTVQTVLRNMEDKGLVGHRADGRTFVYFPKHTREQVTARFLSKVFGGALDQFVLSMLRAADAAPDELRELEQLIAQARAAKQRKGGS
- a CDS encoding M56 family metallopeptidase is translated as MPWDDVFALEWLARAAAGGFVLLAAAAVAVRCCRQPADRVRVIGLALPGALLVPWVALVPGLPRWDLAVLPAESVTKSPVPAPKPATAPAEPAPTFRPMAVSVPPSETAAAGPAPRSAPDTTFPSEGAETGGAGGAVQSSASQEPAAALEAPPVWTAARVVVCGYALLSGLALLWLAVGLGRLYLLWRGARPAPADLVALLREIGGPAADGVPLLVSPRLDSPVAFGGWRPIILLPESALTPDGRGAVRYGLAHEWSHVERGDIWRWYLVTLAQLFLFYQPLFWWLRRQLRLGQDFLADARATEQTADPIEYAEYLVTLARRRMGVPGLVLGITDRRSNLTRRVHMLLLNRTPLSRRCRLAWTCGAALLAFGLVTGTAAVRLAGAAPARPADPRDDKKAEEPKPAAAPAKGETLSYTGQVKDKETGKPLAGATVTVRRSIYGDPTRSDTNPVLEETKHTTNAEGRYAFTIPPEQTAERYLYIELDVEHPDHAPQKGFGYALSMIRKNEKLGGRPFFESVELRPAKPVTGVVKTPDGQPAAGVKVMAYSVTSKKPQGTFEYGSFADTRTDAEGKFRLALVSPGWAVVWVLPEKFVPTTHVVKDKRGDLGAFTLQTGPRLRGALLDAKGKPLAGVIVNAESRERNEEITEPVADNINRSAVTNEKGEFELNPLPPGQYVVTPGTYARDGSVDRKAIPARPVPGVFVGTKVVLKAGADPENLEVRAVPHVTIEARYLDSKGQPTRGHSADVFGQIDGVPWFGEAKVSPDGKMVALVPHGLEQVQFNLMTNEHGVLRWRKTKDGPLNSSRTAMLGTLTDDVKGIEVIRYTAPILLVKVRTKDGSKPADLAVTAAYAKDKGPFEGRLVVAGGRTSDVSFEQQEDGRFRSSQLLPDEEVTVTGHAEGYAGVSQKVSLAEGTTKEIEIVLEKAAEKKDVEKK
- a CDS encoding DUF1549 domain-containing protein, with the translated sequence MFRLTAVLIVAIGSHARAAAEPARDPVDFERHVVGLLSKSGCSAGACHGSFQGKGGLRLSLFGSEPARDHLAITRGGGGRRVNTAEPDKSLLLLKATGRVPHTGGKRFAADSWQAEAVRAWIAAGARHASGSGTVTRLDVSPAEPALTEPGATVQLRVKATYADGTTADVTRFCDLQSKDDSVAEVSALGAARAVRPGDSALVARYLGHTATARVFVPVPGTGTPYPTIPEVNFIDREVFAKLKRLNIVPSDRASDEEFLRRVTIDCTGGLPTAAEVRAFGADTDPQKREKAIDRLLAHPLHAALWATKLCAITACNVDAMDGSPEQRTKQARMWHDWVRHRFAANVPYDRIARGVLTATSREGHGLSEWLGAEIERANNNESGFDSTYRTRATLDLYWRRFEAEEFVPLEKLAELTATAFLGVRIECAQCHRHPFDRWTQTDYRTFASTFGRVRYESSPELTAAVVDRLEARRKAPPGRAGPPIPRLREVFLSDRSRALPHPETGAALEPKALGGPALTGTDPRDALAAWLTRPDNPFFARAFVNRVWAHYFGSGLIDPVDDLSAGNPPSNGGLLDALAADFVRSGFDVRRLERTVLTSRTYQLSSDPNDSNRRDRTNFSRAYPRPLLAEAVLDVLNDALGSVEDFGPDAPAGARAVEVATNRVRSTYAARVFRVFGRPARTTTCDCERATGPALPQTLFLMTDPDLLKKVTSGRLQKLLAAKTADARIVEELFLATLSRLPDADERKAALDRVSAAPDREAGLADVLWALINTREFILNH
- a CDS encoding DUF1501 domain-containing protein is translated as MLTYSHVNRRSFLGVGTAGLLGLSLPSVLRAESRGPGTGRAKADGAILVWLGGGPATIDMWDLKPDAPEEYRGEFNPVDTKAPGVRICEHLPKVAGIMNRCALVRSLHHTITDHGAGAAYMATGHPPSAALRHPALGAISAKLLTTGAGIPSNVTLNRGAGFPGDAGFLGAACTPYDAEVGDRGARAGVAGLPDGFTAEHLADRDRLRGSFDKKFRDLDAADAPAGLDQFQRQAVEILRSDRVRNAFDLTAEPETVRSAYGASSLGRCALTARRLIEAGTRFVTIGLGGWDTHAGAFRTLRQQLLPDLDRALAALVTDLHERGALDRTLVYCAGEFGRTPRVNGGGGRDHWPRSMSVLLAGGGVRGGCVHGSTDAYGLAPEADPCSPADVSATVVSLLGLSPNHEVRTPSGRPVVLFREGKVLDALIG
- a CDS encoding deiodinase family protein, which encodes MWNRLVTALLLTTVLGLTAAGADPGAGTGSTGVVKLPPLDPDTLADPKEAARAVAKLEKDYPEPQPEAVRMLVAILKGSQLSGTDGWFGPAQTRYTWQWLADRHGVDPKTKTAAIARTAFRGPAALFEALDRDGNGQLTANDLDWSDRNPYVMRANVVNYLFRRMDAGGDGKLTREELDEFFKRVADGKDHLTADDLRRALIPRGPAGFGPGDGPSVPVLVRGLYAGEIGSIQEGPKLGAAAPDFALKSIDGKEPIRLSKEIGKKPVVLVFGNFTCGPFRGLFPDVDAVHARYKDRATFIMVYVREAHPTDGWKMESNTRVGVGVKQPTTTAERAEVCDLFRKKLKPGIPVVVDDIDDPTGNAYSAMPARLYVIDPSGKVAYKSGRGPFGFKPGEMEQALVMSLLEADPAPKPAGTEPGAFVPLPGDQEVWAKLPKTETGGGVPLPNWAKAIANHLPRTAAAMLELDYVHRTKSPLDPALRAKMRWVIAKANRCEYAQATALADLKRVAGADAVRTLTGSADGWPADDRAPLEFARLLTVAAPTVTDAQFAALQKRFGDTRVAAMVLLAAYGNFQDRIILGLGIPLEAEGPVAPVAVKFAAGAFQVAPLLPEQKELPGLLKSGATVVPRDPEWAKLTFDDLQTRMEKQRDRAPRLPVPDWEKVKGTLPPGYATRPTKIVWSLTCLGYAPEMAVTWNVATRTMWAESKQDRVFEESLFWIQTRSIQCNYCMGHCEMLLEVAGLDKTAVAERTRRLAGDDWSCFPPAEQRAYAYARKLSRTPWELTAGDYRVLEKDLGADKAMYTFWWLCRGLYMTRVSDGFQLPLERENVFAPPAKTDEKK